One genomic segment of Microbacterium sp. ProA8 includes these proteins:
- a CDS encoding long-chain-fatty-acid--CoA ligase, with the protein MTTYDPPRPWIASYAEGVPEDLAPVTGSLVDIVDASARDYPDAAALQFFGRETSYRSLHEQIERAAAGLRELGVKAGDPVAIVLPNCPQHIVAFYAVLRLGAVVIEHNPLYTPRELRKQFEDHGAKHAIVWTKVVATVQEFPADLAVTGLVSVDVIKAMPFGTRMALKLPIAKARESRAALTERVSGTVPWEQIVGAAPLPASHPRPATDDLALIQYTSGTTGTPKGAALTHRNLLSNAAQARAWVPSIVRGDGCVVYAVLPMFHAYGLTLCLTFAMSMGARLVLFPRFDPDMVLDVAKKHPATFLPLVPPIADRLLKAAREKGVSLEGTEVAISGAMALPHELVVPFEAASGGFLVEGYGLSECSPVLMANPVADNRVPGTVGLPLPGTECRVVDPDDPTKDVPAGERGELVVRGPQVFGGYYGKPEETEAVFADGWFRTGDIVTIDDAGFVRIVDRIKELIITGGFNVAPTEVEIALRQHPRVEDAAVVGLPSDHSGEDVVAAIVLTPGEDVDVETVREFVRGILTPYKVPRRIYVVDELPKSLIGKVLRRQVRDRLLALNTGV; encoded by the coding sequence GTGACGACCTACGACCCGCCGCGCCCCTGGATCGCCAGCTACGCCGAAGGCGTTCCCGAGGACCTCGCCCCCGTCACCGGCTCTCTCGTCGACATCGTCGACGCCTCCGCGCGCGACTATCCGGATGCCGCGGCCCTGCAGTTCTTCGGGCGCGAGACGTCGTACCGCTCGCTGCACGAGCAGATCGAACGCGCGGCCGCGGGTCTCCGAGAACTCGGCGTGAAGGCGGGCGACCCCGTCGCCATCGTGCTGCCGAACTGCCCGCAGCACATCGTCGCCTTCTACGCCGTCCTGCGGCTCGGCGCCGTCGTCATCGAGCACAACCCGCTGTACACGCCGCGGGAGCTCCGCAAGCAGTTCGAGGACCACGGAGCGAAGCACGCAATCGTGTGGACCAAGGTCGTGGCCACCGTGCAGGAGTTCCCCGCCGACCTGGCCGTGACGGGTCTCGTGTCGGTCGACGTGATCAAAGCCATGCCGTTCGGCACCCGGATGGCCCTCAAGCTCCCGATCGCGAAGGCGCGCGAGTCCCGCGCGGCGCTGACCGAGCGCGTCTCGGGCACCGTGCCGTGGGAGCAGATCGTCGGTGCGGCGCCGCTGCCGGCATCCCATCCCCGCCCCGCGACCGACGACCTCGCCCTCATCCAGTACACGAGCGGCACCACCGGCACGCCGAAGGGTGCGGCGCTCACGCATCGGAACCTGCTGTCCAACGCCGCGCAGGCGCGCGCGTGGGTGCCCTCGATCGTGCGCGGAGACGGATGCGTCGTCTACGCCGTGCTGCCGATGTTCCACGCCTACGGGCTCACGCTCTGCCTCACGTTCGCGATGTCCATGGGCGCCCGGCTGGTGCTGTTCCCCCGCTTCGATCCCGATATGGTGCTCGACGTCGCGAAGAAGCATCCGGCGACCTTCCTCCCCCTCGTCCCGCCGATCGCGGACCGCCTGCTCAAGGCCGCGCGAGAGAAGGGGGTCTCGCTCGAAGGCACCGAAGTCGCCATCTCGGGGGCGATGGCGCTGCCGCACGAGCTCGTCGTGCCGTTCGAGGCGGCGTCCGGCGGCTTCCTGGTCGAGGGCTACGGGCTCAGCGAGTGCTCGCCGGTGCTGATGGCCAACCCGGTCGCGGACAACCGCGTGCCGGGTACGGTCGGTCTGCCGCTGCCGGGAACCGAGTGCCGAGTGGTCGATCCCGACGACCCCACGAAGGATGTGCCCGCCGGCGAGCGGGGCGAGCTCGTGGTGCGCGGCCCGCAGGTGTTCGGCGGTTACTACGGCAAGCCGGAGGAAACCGAGGCGGTCTTCGCGGACGGCTGGTTCCGCACCGGGGACATCGTCACCATCGATGACGCGGGATTCGTGCGCATCGTGGACCGCATCAAGGAGCTCATCATCACGGGCGGCTTCAACGTCGCGCCGACGGAGGTCGAGATCGCCCTGCGTCAGCACCCACGGGTGGAAGACGCCGCGGTCGTCGGCCTCCCCAGTGACCACTCCGGGGAGGACGTCGTCGCGGCCATCGTGCTCACCCCGGGTGAGGACGTGGACGTCGAGACCGTGCGCGAGTTCGTACGCGGCATCCTGACGCCGTACAAGGTGCCCCGGCGGATCTACGTGGTCGACGAGCTCCCCAAGTCCCTCATCGGCAAGGTGCTGCGCCGGCAGGTGCGCGACCGTCTGCTCGCGCTGAACACCGGAGTCTGA
- the gatA gene encoding Asp-tRNA(Asn)/Glu-tRNA(Gln) amidotransferase subunit GatA, translating to MTDLTKLSAAALADKLAARDVSSVEATQAHLDRIAAVDADVHAFLYVNEHALDVAADIDRRRAAGDDLGPLAGVPLAIKDVLVTTDMPSTSGSKILEGYMSPYDATVVSRSRAAGLVPLGKTNMDEFAMGSSTEHSAYGPTRNPWDLTRIPGGSGGGSAAAVAAFEAPLALGSDTGGSIRQPAHVTGTVGIKPTYGGVSRYGAIALASSLDQVGPVARTVLDAGLLHDVIGGHDPHDSTSLAHEWPSFAAVAREGATGEGLKGLKVGVIRELPDSGFQAGVSESFRTALAAMEAQGAEIVEISAPHFEYGVAAYYLILPAEASSNLAKFDSVRFGLRVEVPGGTVEDVMAKTRDAGFGDEVKRRIILGTYALSAGYYDAYYGSAQKVRTLIQRDFDDAFAQVDVIATPSAPTTAFRLGEKIDDPLQMYLNDLTTIPANLAGVPGISIPSGLAAEDGLPVGIQFLAPAHEDARLYRVGAALEALLVDSWGGPLLDRAPALGANGGVR from the coding sequence GTGACCGATCTCACGAAGCTGAGCGCTGCTGCGCTCGCAGACAAGCTCGCCGCCCGCGATGTGTCCAGTGTCGAGGCGACGCAGGCGCACCTCGACCGCATCGCGGCGGTGGATGCCGACGTCCACGCCTTCCTCTACGTCAACGAGCACGCGCTCGACGTGGCGGCCGACATCGACCGCCGCCGCGCGGCCGGTGACGACCTCGGCCCGCTCGCCGGCGTGCCGCTCGCCATCAAGGACGTCCTGGTGACGACGGACATGCCGTCGACGAGCGGCTCGAAGATCCTCGAGGGCTACATGTCGCCCTACGACGCGACCGTGGTCTCGCGCTCGCGCGCCGCGGGCCTCGTCCCGCTCGGCAAGACGAACATGGACGAGTTCGCGATGGGCTCCTCGACGGAGCACTCCGCGTACGGTCCGACGCGCAACCCCTGGGACCTCACCCGCATCCCGGGCGGCTCGGGCGGTGGCTCGGCGGCCGCGGTCGCGGCGTTCGAGGCGCCCCTGGCGCTCGGCTCCGACACGGGCGGGTCGATCCGCCAGCCTGCGCACGTGACCGGCACGGTCGGCATCAAGCCGACCTACGGCGGCGTCAGCCGCTACGGCGCGATCGCGCTCGCATCGAGCCTCGATCAGGTCGGCCCCGTGGCCCGCACCGTGCTCGACGCCGGGCTCCTGCACGACGTGATCGGCGGGCACGACCCGCACGACTCCACGTCGCTGGCGCACGAGTGGCCGTCCTTCGCCGCGGTCGCCCGCGAGGGCGCCACGGGTGAAGGGCTGAAGGGCCTCAAGGTGGGCGTGATCCGGGAGCTTCCCGACAGCGGCTTCCAGGCCGGGGTGTCGGAGTCGTTCCGCACCGCACTGGCCGCCATGGAGGCGCAGGGCGCCGAGATCGTCGAGATCAGCGCGCCGCACTTCGAGTACGGCGTCGCCGCGTACTACCTGATCCTGCCGGCCGAGGCATCCAGCAACCTCGCCAAGTTCGATTCCGTGCGCTTCGGCCTGCGTGTCGAGGTGCCGGGCGGCACCGTCGAAGACGTCATGGCGAAGACCCGCGACGCCGGCTTCGGCGACGAGGTGAAGCGCCGCATCATCCTCGGCACCTACGCGCTGTCGGCGGGATACTACGACGCCTACTACGGGTCGGCGCAGAAGGTCCGCACGCTCATCCAGCGTGACTTCGACGATGCGTTCGCGCAGGTCGACGTCATCGCGACGCCCTCGGCGCCGACCACGGCGTTCCGGCTGGGTGAGAAGATCGACGACCCGCTGCAGATGTATCTGAACGACCTGACGACGATTCCGGCGAACCTCGCGGGCGTGCCCGGCATCTCCATCCCGTCCGGCCTCGCCGCGGAAGACGGCCTGCCGGTCGGCATCCAGTTCCTGGCGCCCGCGCACGAGGATGCGCGCCTGTATCGCGTGGGTGCGGCGCTCGAAGCGCTGCTGGTCGACTCGTGGGGCGGCCCGCTCCTGGACAGGGCCCCGGCCCTCGGCGCGAACGGAGGCGTCCGCTGA
- a CDS encoding YciI family protein: MAQWLYRIVPSRPAMVSDPTPDEQRIVGDHFAYLVALRDRGILILAGRTQEAEGTFGITIFEADDESAAREIMHADPAVAAGVFDATVHPYRIAVARDGLAE, from the coding sequence ATGGCGCAGTGGCTGTATCGCATCGTCCCGTCGCGGCCCGCGATGGTGAGCGATCCCACTCCCGACGAGCAGCGCATCGTCGGGGATCACTTCGCGTATCTCGTCGCGCTGCGAGATCGCGGCATCCTGATCCTCGCCGGCCGGACGCAGGAGGCGGAGGGCACGTTCGGCATCACCATCTTCGAGGCGGATGACGAATCAGCGGCTCGCGAGATCATGCACGCCGACCCCGCGGTGGCGGCAGGTGTCTTCGACGCGACGGTCCATCCGTACCGGATCGCCGTGGCGCGCGACGGACTGGCGGAGTGA
- the gatC gene encoding Asp-tRNA(Asn)/Glu-tRNA(Gln) amidotransferase subunit GatC has translation MSEITPDLVRHLGVLARIQLSDEEVERLTGQLDAIVDNIAKVSAVATPDVAATSHPIPLENVFRPDVPGDLLTPAQVLQNAPDAADGRFRVTAILGEEQ, from the coding sequence GTGTCTGAAATCACCCCCGATCTCGTGCGCCATCTCGGTGTGCTCGCCCGGATCCAGCTGAGCGACGAGGAGGTCGAGCGCCTGACCGGCCAGCTCGACGCCATCGTCGACAACATCGCCAAGGTCTCCGCGGTCGCCACACCCGACGTCGCCGCCACCAGTCACCCGATCCCGCTCGAGAACGTGTTCCGGCCGGACGTCCCGGGAGACCTGCTGACGCCCGCGCAGGTGCTGCAGAACGCACCGGATGCTGCGGACGGCCGCTTCCGCGTGACAGCGATCCTCGGCGAAGAGCAGTAA
- a CDS encoding metallopeptidase family protein, translating to MMEMDAATFEQLVTDELDALPDDMVEGLDNVVFVVEDRPEDGSLDLLGLYDGWALTERERYGIGELPDRIIVYREPHLAACDDEDELRDEVHTTLVHEIAHFYGIDDDRLHELGWA from the coding sequence ATGATGGAGATGGATGCCGCGACGTTCGAGCAGCTGGTGACCGACGAGCTGGACGCGCTCCCCGACGACATGGTCGAGGGCCTCGACAATGTCGTCTTCGTCGTCGAGGACCGACCCGAGGACGGCAGCCTCGATCTGCTGGGACTGTACGACGGGTGGGCGCTGACAGAGCGCGAGCGCTACGGCATCGGCGAGCTGCCCGATCGCATCATCGTCTACCGCGAGCCGCACCTGGCGGCCTGCGACGACGAGGATGAGCTCCGCGACGAGGTGCACACGACCTTGGTGCATGAGATCGCCCATTTCTACGGGATCGACGACGACCGTCTGCATGAGCTGGGGTGGGCCTGA
- the clpS gene encoding ATP-dependent Clp protease adapter ClpS: MGLMTPVAAPTVDREVDIAERIDPARPWQTVVWDDPVNLMSYVTHVFREYFGLPRAEAERLMLAVHNEGHAVVAQGAREQMELHAQAMHDYGLWATVRQEPS; the protein is encoded by the coding sequence GTGGGCCTGATGACCCCGGTGGCAGCTCCCACCGTCGACCGTGAGGTCGACATCGCTGAGCGGATCGACCCTGCGCGGCCCTGGCAGACCGTCGTGTGGGACGACCCCGTCAACCTCATGAGCTACGTCACCCATGTGTTCCGCGAGTACTTCGGCCTCCCCCGCGCCGAGGCCGAGCGTCTCATGCTCGCCGTGCACAACGAGGGTCACGCGGTGGTCGCTCAGGGGGCACGGGAGCAGATGGAACTGCACGCCCAGGCGATGCACGACTACGGATTGTGGGCGACCGTGCGACAGGAGCCGTCATGA
- the gatB gene encoding Asp-tRNA(Asn)/Glu-tRNA(Gln) amidotransferase subunit GatB translates to MAKDKLLDFDKALELFEPVLGFEVHVELNTETKMFSAAANPANSANHDAAPNTLVAPVDMGLPGALPVVNETAVRYSISLGLALGCSIAPSSRFARKNYFYPDLGKNYQISQYDEPIAFEGSVDIELADGEIVTVPIERAHMEEDAGKLTHVGGSTGRIQGAEYSLVDYNRAGVPLVEIVTKPIFGAEHRAPEIAKAYVATIRDIVIALGISEARMERGNLRCDANVSLRPRGQEKLGTRTETKNVNSMRSVERAVRYEIQRQAAILAAGGTITQETRHWHEDTGTTSPGRPKSDADDYRYFPEPDLLPVAPPIELIEELRAALPEPPAARRRRLKTEWGFTDLEFQDAANSGILPEIAATVAAGASPASARKWWTGEIARLAKVQGREASEMTTPAEVAALQALVDAGTLTDKLARQVLEGVIAGEGSPQEIVDARGLAVVSDDGALIAAIDEALASQPDVLAKIRDGKVQAAGAVIGAVMKAMKGQADAARVRELVLERASAPGA, encoded by the coding sequence ATGGCGAAGGACAAGCTGCTGGACTTCGACAAGGCCCTCGAGCTCTTCGAGCCCGTGCTCGGCTTCGAGGTGCACGTCGAACTCAACACCGAGACCAAGATGTTCTCGGCTGCCGCCAACCCCGCGAACTCGGCCAATCACGACGCCGCGCCCAACACGCTCGTCGCGCCCGTCGACATGGGCCTGCCGGGTGCGCTCCCCGTCGTCAACGAGACGGCGGTGCGCTACTCGATCAGCCTGGGGCTCGCACTCGGCTGCTCGATCGCCCCGTCGAGCCGTTTCGCGCGGAAGAACTACTTCTACCCCGACCTCGGCAAGAACTATCAGATCTCGCAGTACGACGAGCCCATCGCCTTCGAGGGCTCTGTCGACATCGAGCTCGCCGACGGCGAGATCGTCACGGTTCCGATCGAACGCGCGCATATGGAAGAGGATGCCGGCAAGCTCACGCACGTCGGCGGCTCGACCGGCCGCATCCAGGGCGCCGAGTACTCGCTCGTCGACTACAACCGCGCGGGCGTGCCGCTGGTCGAGATCGTCACCAAGCCGATCTTCGGCGCCGAGCACCGCGCGCCGGAGATCGCGAAGGCCTACGTCGCCACGATCCGCGACATCGTGATCGCACTCGGCATCTCGGAAGCCCGGATGGAGCGCGGCAACCTCCGCTGCGACGCGAACGTCTCGCTGCGCCCGCGTGGCCAGGAGAAGCTGGGCACCCGCACCGAGACGAAGAACGTCAACTCCATGCGCTCCGTCGAGCGGGCGGTGCGCTATGAGATCCAGCGTCAGGCGGCGATCCTCGCCGCGGGTGGCACCATCACGCAGGAGACCCGGCACTGGCACGAGGACACCGGCACCACGTCGCCGGGCCGTCCGAAGTCGGACGCCGACGACTACCGGTACTTCCCGGAGCCCGACCTGCTGCCCGTCGCGCCCCCGATCGAGCTGATCGAGGAGCTCCGCGCCGCGCTTCCCGAGCCGCCGGCCGCACGCCGCCGCCGGCTGAAGACGGAGTGGGGCTTCACCGACCTCGAGTTCCAGGACGCCGCCAACAGCGGCATCCTCCCTGAGATCGCGGCGACCGTCGCGGCCGGCGCGTCACCCGCGTCCGCACGCAAGTGGTGGACCGGCGAGATCGCGCGCCTCGCCAAGGTACAGGGGCGCGAGGCGTCCGAAATGACCACGCCCGCCGAGGTCGCCGCGCTTCAGGCGCTGGTCGACGCGGGCACGCTCACCGACAAGCTGGCGCGTCAGGTGCTCGAAGGCGTGATCGCCGGCGAGGGGTCGCCGCAGGAGATCGTGGACGCTCGCGGGCTCGCCGTGGTCTCCGACGACGGGGCGCTCATCGCGGCCATCGACGAGGCGCTCGCCTCGCAGCCCGACGTGCTGGCGAAGATCCGCGACGGCAAGGTGCAGGCCGCCGGTGCGGTGATCGGCGCCGTCATGAAGGCGATGAAGGGACAGGCGGATGCCGCACGCGTGCGCGAGCTCGTCCTCGAGCGGGCGAGCGCTCCCGGCGCCTAG
- a CDS encoding ribbon-helix-helix domain-containing protein, with amino-acid sequence MNSEPTGGRLSRMPNQPATTIRGIRIPDELWEQAKAIAHDEGFASASEMVRDCLERRVAEHRKKLDHAGET; translated from the coding sequence ATGAACAGCGAGCCCACCGGTGGCAGACTGTCGCGTATGCCGAATCAGCCCGCAACGACAATCCGCGGCATCCGCATACCCGACGAACTGTGGGAACAGGCGAAGGCGATCGCGCACGATGAAGGATTCGCGAGCGCGAGTGAGATGGTCCGCGACTGCCTTGAGCGGCGCGTGGCAGAGCATCGCAAGAAGCTGGACCATGCTGGAGAGACGTAG
- a CDS encoding ERF family protein, translated as MSDESQLAKALTAFHTELPKVGKGSTNPAFKSKYADLADIVSVVLPALAKQGLAWITTPRVSDDGFVLEYELRHTSGDSITGSWPLPDPEKATPQQMGSAVTYAKRYTLSAVTGIAPDEDDDGNAASKGPGAAPRQTRAARVQDSADRIEDAVVAIGKATTPELLDKIETHARSLGIHGIDRVRTALEAKRAELGPSLVDHWAAAEPPKES; from the coding sequence ATGAGCGACGAAAGCCAGCTTGCGAAAGCACTCACAGCGTTCCACACGGAACTGCCGAAGGTCGGGAAGGGATCAACCAACCCGGCCTTCAAATCTAAGTACGCGGACCTGGCAGACATCGTGTCCGTGGTCCTCCCGGCCCTCGCGAAACAGGGTCTCGCATGGATCACCACGCCCCGTGTCAGTGATGACGGTTTCGTGCTCGAGTACGAGCTGCGTCACACGTCGGGGGACAGCATCACGGGTTCATGGCCGTTGCCCGACCCAGAGAAGGCAACCCCGCAGCAGATGGGGTCCGCTGTCACCTACGCGAAGCGGTACACACTGTCTGCCGTGACCGGGATTGCACCGGACGAGGACGACGACGGGAACGCCGCATCGAAGGGGCCTGGTGCCGCACCTCGCCAAACCCGCGCCGCCCGGGTGCAGGACTCGGCCGACAGGATCGAAGACGCTGTCGTGGCCATCGGCAAGGCCACGACCCCTGAACTGCTGGACAAGATCGAGACGCACGCGAGGTCACTCGGCATCCACGGTATCGACCGGGTGCGGACCGCACTTGAAGCGAAGCGCGCCGAGCTCGGGCCGTCCCTCGTAGACCACTGGGCCGCAGCTGAGCCCCCGAAGGAGTCGTGA
- a CDS encoding DUF2017 family protein codes for MTGRTVAMEITRLEAAHLASLVGQFTELLRDSAPEDGDPALARLVPAAYSDDAEAAREFRALTQSDLLDRRAADATVVLASLQDAARIPEDPEDPALLEQVEIRLEYPSAQAWLRTLAAVRLVLATRLGIEAEDDHDVSDPRFGIYDWIGYRLDGLVAALDRDG; via the coding sequence ATGACCGGCAGGACCGTGGCGATGGAGATCACCCGGCTGGAGGCTGCGCACCTCGCGAGCCTGGTCGGGCAGTTCACCGAGCTGCTCCGGGATTCGGCTCCCGAGGACGGCGATCCGGCGCTCGCCCGGCTCGTGCCCGCCGCCTACTCCGACGACGCGGAGGCAGCACGCGAGTTCCGTGCGCTCACCCAGTCGGACCTGCTCGATCGGCGGGCCGCCGACGCGACCGTCGTCCTCGCCTCTCTGCAGGACGCGGCGCGGATTCCCGAGGATCCCGAAGACCCGGCGCTCCTGGAGCAGGTCGAGATCCGTCTCGAGTATCCTTCGGCGCAGGCCTGGCTCCGCACTCTCGCGGCCGTGCGGCTCGTCCTGGCGACCCGGCTCGGCATCGAAGCGGAAGACGACCACGACGTCAGCGACCCCCGTTTCGGCATCTACGACTGGATCGGCTACCGGCTGGACGGCCTCGTGGCCGCGCTCGATCGCGACGGCTGA
- a CDS encoding helix-turn-helix domain-containing protein: MRTPALPAQQISRLLTSQGRDYDWLAQASGIHADKIHAVIVDGSQDLTFEDAAVIADTLGCDLPFLIHGTEEVAVGIPQIASMLGVSTDTIYRMVRGGDIPGFKMKGVWRFFPSEVKEHVKAPKVDPWAQSARSRSRKRVA; this comes from the coding sequence ATGAGAACTCCCGCACTCCCGGCTCAGCAGATCAGCCGGCTCCTCACCTCCCAGGGTCGTGACTACGACTGGTTGGCTCAGGCGTCGGGAATCCATGCTGACAAGATCCACGCCGTCATCGTAGACGGCTCACAAGACCTCACCTTTGAGGACGCTGCGGTCATCGCAGACACCCTCGGATGCGACCTTCCGTTTCTCATTCATGGGACTGAAGAAGTCGCGGTAGGTATCCCGCAGATCGCCTCAATGCTGGGAGTTTCGACCGACACCATCTACCGGATGGTTCGGGGCGGCGACATCCCCGGTTTCAAGATGAAGGGCGTTTGGCGGTTCTTCCCGTCTGAGGTGAAGGAGCACGTCAAGGCTCCGAAGGTTGACCCGTGGGCTCAGTCCGCGCGGTCCCGTTCACGGAAGCGGGTGGCGTGA
- a CDS encoding DNA polymerase IV, which yields MGRGDGSGRVVSPEGADDTGAGILHVDMDAFYASVEQLDDPSLRGKAIIIGAPDGRSVVSSASYEARRFGVRSAMPVGQALRLCPTAIVVLPHFERYLEMSAQVMRIFRDVTPLVEPLSIDEAFLDVRGARRLWGSPGSIARMLRQRVLDETGLTCSIGVAATKHVAKMASTLSKPDGLLIISEAETAAFLAPRSVRALWGVGPKASEALESRGIRTIADVLEAPREVLDRALGAAMGDRVWHLARGIDARHVDTGRVEKSVGHEETFHHDIADTAVLRSELRRLADRVGARLRGHGWESSTVAIKVRFADFTTISRSQTLVEPTAVGQRIGDAALELFASVDRALPVRLIGVRAEKLRPAGAAAPTLWDDDAGWRRIEDALDGAAAKFGRGAVTRATLLGTRGGGTIPTSPPAPRLDQG from the coding sequence ATGGGGCGTGGTGACGGATCCGGCCGCGTCGTCTCGCCCGAGGGCGCCGACGACACCGGCGCCGGCATCCTCCACGTCGACATGGACGCGTTCTACGCGTCTGTCGAGCAGCTCGACGACCCGTCGCTGCGCGGCAAGGCGATCATCATCGGTGCGCCCGACGGCCGATCGGTGGTGTCCAGCGCTTCCTACGAAGCTCGTCGCTTCGGCGTCCGCTCGGCGATGCCGGTTGGTCAGGCGCTTCGGCTCTGCCCGACGGCCATCGTCGTGCTCCCGCACTTCGAGCGGTACCTGGAGATGTCGGCGCAGGTCATGCGCATCTTCCGCGACGTCACGCCTCTCGTGGAGCCGTTGTCGATCGACGAGGCGTTCCTCGATGTCCGGGGGGCGCGACGGCTGTGGGGAAGCCCGGGATCGATCGCACGGATGCTGCGGCAGCGTGTCCTGGACGAGACCGGACTGACCTGCAGCATCGGCGTCGCCGCGACCAAGCATGTCGCGAAGATGGCCTCCACGCTGAGCAAGCCCGATGGGCTGCTCATCATCTCGGAGGCCGAGACGGCGGCGTTCCTCGCTCCGAGATCGGTCCGCGCACTGTGGGGCGTCGGCCCGAAGGCGTCGGAGGCGCTCGAGAGCCGGGGCATCCGCACCATCGCGGACGTCCTGGAGGCGCCGCGCGAGGTGCTCGATCGAGCGCTCGGCGCCGCGATGGGTGATCGTGTCTGGCATCTGGCCCGCGGCATCGACGCCCGCCACGTGGACACCGGGCGCGTCGAGAAGAGCGTGGGCCACGAAGAGACGTTCCACCACGACATCGCCGACACAGCGGTCCTGCGTTCGGAGTTGCGCCGGCTCGCCGATCGGGTGGGCGCGCGGCTGCGCGGCCACGGCTGGGAGTCCTCGACGGTGGCGATCAAGGTGCGCTTCGCGGATTTCACGACGATCTCCCGCTCGCAGACCCTGGTCGAGCCGACCGCCGTGGGTCAGCGGATCGGGGATGCCGCGCTCGAACTGTTCGCATCGGTGGATCGCGCCCTGCCTGTCCGGCTGATCGGCGTCCGCGCCGAGAAGCTGCGTCCCGCCGGAGCGGCGGCGCCGACGCTGTGGGATGACGACGCCGGCTGGCGGCGCATCGAGGATGCGCTCGACGGCGCGGCGGCGAAGTTCGGCCGCGGCGCCGTCACCCGCGCCACCCTTCTCGGCACGCGCGGCGGCGGCACGATTCCCACGAGTCCACCGGCCCCCCGGCTCGACCAGGGCTGA